The Streptomyces tendae genome has a window encoding:
- a CDS encoding FdhF/YdeP family oxidoreductase, with protein MSERSDDGSQEQLTVTPPKTWATGAPAVMHALEYSLAQTSPLRAGQTLLTMNQVDGIDCPGCAWADPAPGHRHRNEYCENGAKHINDEATTRRITRGFFREHSVSDLAGRSDKWLNDQGRLTEPMVKRPGSDFYEPISWHDAFGLLAGELTSLDSPDEAVFYTSGRASNEAAFVLQLFARALGTNNLPDCSNLCHESSGYALHETLGTGKGTVSLEDMHHADLIFVVGQNPGSNHPRQLSALEQAKRNGARIVAVNPLPEAGLLRFRNPQTARGLIGHGTAIADRFLHIRVGGDLALFQGLNRLLLEAEDARPGTVLDHDFIDTNTEGFADFARHVRSVDWDDILTATGLTREEIEEVRDDVLRSERVIVCWAMGITQHKHAVPTIREFVNFLMLRGNLGRAGAGACPVRGHSNVQGDRTMGIWEQMPDSFLDALREEFGFDPPRAHGMDSVKAIRAMREGRVKFFLSLAGNFVRAAPDSAVTEEAVRACRTTAHISTKLNRTHTVCGDTALILPTLGRTERDVQSGGEQFVTVENSMSEVHTSRGRLQPASPLLLSEVAILCRLARRTLAGKGPDIPWPKFESDYGEIRDRIARIVPGLHDFNRRVVRPGGIRLPNAVNEGVFHTPVGKARFTRNTYELPRVPEGHLLLQTLRSHDQWNTVPYTDNDRYRGIHGSRRVVLVSPADLTALGLADGDHVDLVGVWTDGTERRADDFTIVAYPTKAGTAAAYYPETNVLVPLDSVADHSNQPASKSVVVRLEPARRPAAAPVPG; from the coding sequence TGCGCGCGGGGCAGACGCTGCTGACGATGAACCAGGTGGACGGCATCGACTGCCCCGGCTGCGCCTGGGCCGACCCCGCGCCGGGGCACCGGCACCGCAACGAGTACTGCGAGAACGGCGCCAAGCACATCAACGACGAGGCGACCACGCGGCGCATCACCCGCGGCTTCTTCCGCGAGCACTCGGTGTCCGACCTCGCCGGGCGGTCCGACAAGTGGCTCAACGACCAGGGACGGCTCACCGAGCCGATGGTCAAGCGGCCCGGCTCCGACTTCTACGAGCCGATCAGCTGGCACGACGCCTTCGGACTGCTCGCCGGGGAGCTCACCTCCCTCGACTCGCCCGACGAGGCCGTGTTCTACACCTCCGGCCGGGCCAGCAACGAGGCCGCCTTCGTGCTCCAGCTGTTCGCCCGCGCCCTCGGCACCAACAACCTGCCCGACTGCAGCAACCTGTGCCACGAGTCCAGCGGCTACGCCCTGCACGAGACCCTCGGCACCGGCAAGGGCACGGTCAGCCTGGAGGACATGCACCACGCCGACCTGATCTTCGTGGTCGGCCAGAACCCCGGCTCGAACCACCCCCGCCAGTTGTCCGCGCTGGAACAGGCCAAGCGCAACGGCGCCCGCATCGTCGCGGTGAACCCGCTGCCCGAGGCCGGACTGCTGCGCTTCAGGAACCCGCAGACGGCGCGCGGGCTGATCGGCCACGGCACCGCGATCGCCGACCGGTTCCTGCACATCCGCGTCGGCGGTGACCTGGCGCTGTTCCAGGGCCTGAACCGGCTGCTCCTGGAGGCCGAGGACGCCCGCCCGGGCACGGTGCTGGACCACGACTTCATCGACACGAACACCGAAGGGTTCGCCGACTTCGCCCGGCACGTCCGCTCCGTCGACTGGGACGACATCCTCACGGCGACCGGACTGACCCGCGAGGAGATCGAAGAGGTCCGCGACGACGTCCTGCGGTCCGAACGCGTCATCGTCTGCTGGGCGATGGGCATCACCCAGCACAAGCACGCGGTGCCCACCATCCGCGAGTTCGTCAACTTCCTGATGCTGCGCGGCAATCTGGGCCGGGCGGGCGCCGGTGCGTGCCCGGTGCGCGGGCACAGCAACGTGCAGGGCGACCGGACGATGGGGATCTGGGAGCAGATGCCGGACTCGTTCCTGGACGCACTGCGGGAGGAGTTCGGCTTCGACCCGCCGCGCGCCCACGGCATGGACTCGGTGAAGGCGATCCGCGCGATGCGCGAGGGCCGCGTCAAGTTCTTCCTCTCCCTGGCCGGCAACTTCGTGCGCGCCGCACCCGACAGCGCGGTCACCGAGGAGGCCGTGCGCGCCTGCCGGACGACCGCCCACATCTCCACCAAGCTCAACCGCACGCACACCGTCTGCGGCGACACCGCGCTCATCCTGCCCACCCTCGGCCGCACCGAACGGGACGTTCAGTCCGGCGGCGAGCAGTTCGTCACGGTGGAGAACTCGATGAGTGAGGTGCACACCTCGCGTGGACGCCTGCAGCCGGCCTCCCCGCTGCTGCTCAGCGAGGTCGCCATCCTCTGCCGCCTGGCCCGCCGCACCCTCGCGGGCAAGGGCCCCGACATCCCGTGGCCCAAGTTCGAGTCGGACTACGGCGAGATCCGGGACCGCATCGCCCGCATCGTGCCGGGACTGCACGACTTCAACCGGCGCGTGGTGCGTCCCGGCGGGATCCGGCTGCCCAACGCGGTGAACGAGGGGGTGTTCCACACCCCGGTCGGCAAGGCCCGGTTCACCCGCAACACCTACGAGCTGCCGCGCGTCCCCGAGGGGCACCTGCTGCTGCAGACGCTGCGCTCGCACGACCAGTGGAACACCGTGCCGTACACGGACAACGACCGTTACCGGGGCATCCACGGCAGCAGGCGGGTCGTCCTCGTCAGCCCCGCCGACCTCACCGCGCTGGGGCTCGCCGACGGGGACCACGTCGACCTGGTGGGCGTGTGGACGGACGGCACGGAACGGCGCGCCGACGACTTCACGATCGTCGCGTACCCGACCAAGGCCGGTACGGCGGCGGCCTACTACCCGGAGACCAACGTGCTGGTTCCGCTCGACAGCGTCGCCGACCACAGCAACCAGCCCGCCTCCAAGAGCGTCGTCGTCCGCCTGGAGCCCGCCCGCCGCCCGGCGGCGGCCCCCGTCCCCGGGTGA